The Plasmodium knowlesi strain H genome assembly, chromosome: 14 genome has a segment encoding these proteins:
- a CDS encoding calcyclin binding protein, putative yields the protein MESPQVAVLNEDIAELNKLLTLAVRENVKEKIKRCIENTTIEIAKLKLEESQTPNKITENNTPLNDSNLSYSSVQSFAWNQEGNKVTVFLTVKDIHNIDKDKICADFDERSFEIKMHQVNKKNYRFCVKKLHEKIVPGKCSFKIKKDALHVYLIKQDQKYWSNLHFKESPMSKIRAPKMDEQAEPSTMLMNMMKQLYQEGDSDMKRTIAKAWCEANEKKSEFSVPNF from the coding sequence ATGGAGAGTCCACAAGTAGCAGTATTGAACGAAGATATCGCCGAGCTGAACAAATTGCTAACCCTAGCAGTGAGagaaaatgtgaaggaaaaaataaaacgatgCATAGAAAACACAACAATAGAAATAGCAAAGTTGAAGTTGGAAGAAAGTCAAACCCCAAACAAAATAACGGAAAACAATACACCCCTAAATGATAGTAACCTTTCGTACAGTTCTGTTCAGTCCTTCGCATGGAAtcaggaaggaaataaagttACGGTTTTTTTAACCGTTAAAGATATACATAATATTGACAAGGACAAAATCTGTGCAGACTTTGACGAAAGAAGTTTTGAAATTAAAATGCACcaagtgaacaaaaaaaattatcgtttttgtgtaaaaaaattacatgaaAAAATCGTGCCAGGTAAATGCtcctttaaaattaaaaaagatgCTCTCCATGTGTACTTAATAAAACAGGACCAGAAATATTGGAGCAATTTACACTTCAAGGAATCCCCCATGTCTAAAATACGTGCTCCCAAGATGGACGAGCAGGCCGAACCTTCCACTATGCTCATGAACATGATGAAGCAACTGTACCAGGAGGGAGACAGTGACATGAAGAGGACCATCGCGAAAGCTTGGTGCGAGGCCAACGAGAAAAAGTCGGAATTCTCCGTCCCTAATTTTTGA